One region of Salvia miltiorrhiza cultivar Shanhuang (shh) chromosome 3, IMPLAD_Smil_shh, whole genome shotgun sequence genomic DNA includes:
- the LOC131018669 gene encoding uncharacterized protein LOC131018669, giving the protein METFYNGLNGPTRMVLDASANGAILSKSYDEAYEILERIATNNYQWSNSRAPMGKKIAGVLEVDALTALSAQVASMSNMLKILSVGSKPPQAPVVTSQAPVSDQGTSSNGGKMQAKATYPPGFQQQQRPPQATQTNYLETLLKEYMAKNDDVIQSQGASLRNLEVQMGQLANEIRTRAQDLNEDKLKRKSEPTSIQKDVEKGDEAGNSKLTNADSGTNPSAFSQQTAAEQSHVKPPPPFPQRFQKKQDDAQFRRFWDVLKQLHINIPLVEALEQMPNYVKFLKDILTKKRMLGEFETIALTEGSSAILKNKIPPKLKDPGSFTIPCAIGGRDIGKALCDLGAIINLMPLSVFKKLGIGGARPTTVTLQLTDRSMAHPEGKIEDVLVQVDKLIFPADFIILDYEADREVPIILGRPFLPTGRTLIDVQKGELTMRVNDQQVTFNVFNAMKFSDEIEECSTVSVIDAIVAEKVNMEICGGDVNGISLEEVEEISDEEEAQVTWVESKQNSSNIGRKFESLGLSEREFKPPKPSIEEPPQLELKPLPSHLKYAYLGTEETLPVII; this is encoded by the exons ATGGAGACATTCTATAATGGTCTCAATGGTCCTACTCGTATGGTGTTGGATGCTTCAGCAAATGGTGCTATTCTTTCTAAGTCGTATGATGAGGCTTATGAGATTCTAGAGAGAATTGCTACTAACAATTATCAATGGTCTAATTCAAGAGCTCCAATGGGTAAAAAGATAGCAGGAGTACTTGAAGTTGATGCTTTGACAGCCTTGTCAGCTCAAGTAGCATCAATGAGCAACATGTTGAAGATTCTTAGTGTTGGGAGTAAACCACCACAAGCACCAGTGGTAACATCTCAAGCACCTGTG AGTGATCAGGGAACGAGTTCGAATGGTGGAAAGATGCAAGCTAAGGCTACTTATCCACCAGGTTTCCAACAACAACAAAGGCCTCCACAAGCTACTCAAACTAACTATTTAGAGACTTTACTGAAAGAGTATATGGCTAAGAATGATGATGTAATTCAGAGTCAAGGAGCTTCATTAAGAAATCTTGAGGTTCAAATGGGGCAACTTGCAAATGAAATCAGAACTCGAGCACAAG ATTTGAATGAAGataaattgaagagaaaatctGAGCCCACTTCAATCCAAAAAGATGTGGAGAAGGGTGACGAAGCAGGAAATTCAAAGCTAACCAATGCTGATTCTGGGACAAATCCTTCAGCATTTTCTCAGCAAACTGCAGCAGAACAGTCACATGTGAAACCGCCGCCACCATTTCCACAACGATTTCAAAAAAAGCAGGATGATGCTCAATTCAGAAGATTCTGGGATGTTTTAAAACAACTCCACATCAATATCCCTCTAGTTGAAGCTTTAGAGCAAATGCCAAACTACgtgaagtttttgaaagatATTTTGACAAAAAAGAGAATGCTTGGGGAGTTTGAAACAATAGCTCTGACAGAAGGTAGCAGCGCTATTCTAAAGAACAAAATCCCTCCTAAATTGAAGGACCCTGGTAGTTTTACTATACCATGTGCCATTGGAGGTCGAGATATTGGTAaagctctttgtgatttaggagCTATCATTAACTTAATGCCGCTTTCAGTTTTCAAGAAGTTAGGAATTGGAGGAGCAAGGCCTACCACAGTTACTCTACAATTGACCGATCGTTCCATGGCTCATCCAGAAGGAAAAATTGAAGATGTTTTGGTACAAGTCGACAAATTAATTTTTCCGGCAGATTTTATCATTCTTGATTATGAAGCGGATAGAGAGGTGCCAATTATCTTGGGAAGGCCATTTTTACCAACTGGACGAACTTTGATAGATGTTCAAAAAGGAGAGTTGACAATGAGGGTAAATGATCAGCAAGTTACCTTCAATGTTTTCAATGCTATGAAGTTTTCTGACGAGATTGAAGAATGCTCTACAGTGAGTGTCATTGATGCTATTGTGGCTGAAAAAGTGAACATGGAAATCTGTGGAGGAGATGTGAATGGAATTTCTCTTGAAGAGGTTGAAGAAATAAGTGATGAAGAAGAGGCTCAAGTCACATGGGTTGAATCCAAGCAAAACTCTTCCAACATTGGGAGAAAATTTGAATCTTTGGGGTTATCGGAAAGGGAGTTCAAACCACCTAAACCTTCCATTGAAGAACCACCACAGCTTGAGCTGAAACCCCTGCCTTCACATCTAAAATATGCCTACTTGGGAACTGAAGAAACTTTGCCCGTGATAATTTAG